One segment of Candidatus Thermoplasmatota archaeon DNA contains the following:
- the mptA gene encoding GTP cyclohydrolase MptA produces the protein MASRDIQSERSDNKFILTRVGVTDVKKPVRVRRPDRATTLTVDLDVFVDLPSSMKGSHMSRNLEAIGEIVDSSVRQPVAGLEDLSLMICRKLLERHEYASYSEARASAYYFLEKETPLGTKSLERYKLVARAEARSGEEPGTNKSIGVEVVGMTTCPCAMETISGSTSGLRVEQAITHNQRNKTFVMMDVPEGMTVEADDLVQIVERSMSSPTYEILKREDEAELVRRAHSNPRFVEDVVRGVLAHILEAFKDLPDWVQVQVKSESEESIHKHNAFAERVTTLGELRG, from the coding sequence ATGGCCTCCAGAGATATTCAGAGCGAACGGTCCGATAATAAGTTCATCCTCACTCGTGTCGGCGTTACGGACGTCAAGAAGCCCGTGAGAGTGAGGAGACCAGATAGAGCGACAACACTCACCGTCGACCTTGATGTTTTTGTTGACCTGCCCTCCTCAATGAAGGGCAGCCATATGTCCAGGAACCTGGAGGCGATCGGCGAGATCGTTGACAGCTCCGTCAGGCAGCCGGTCGCCGGCCTGGAGGACCTCTCACTGATGATATGCAGGAAACTCCTTGAGCGGCATGAGTACGCTTCCTACTCTGAGGCACGGGCCAGCGCGTACTACTTCTTGGAGAAGGAGACCCCGCTGGGGACGAAGAGCCTCGAGAGGTACAAGCTCGTTGCCAGGGCCGAGGCCCGCAGCGGTGAGGAGCCAGGAACCAATAAATCAATCGGAGTCGAGGTCGTTGGCATGACCACGTGCCCCTGTGCCATGGAGACCATCAGCGGCAGCACCAGCGGGTTAAGGGTGGAGCAAGCCATCACTCACAATCAGAGAAACAAGACATTCGTGATGATGGACGTTCCAGAGGGTATGACCGTTGAGGCAGATGATCTCGTGCAGATAGTGGAGAGATCGATGAGCAGCCCGACGTATGAGATACTGAAAAGAGAGGACGAGGCGGAGCTCGTCAGGCGGGCGCACTCGAACCCGAGATTCGTCGAGGACGTCGTGAGGGGGGTCCTGGCGCACATTCTGGAGGCGTTCAAGGACTTGCCCGACTGGGTTCAGGTTCAGGTCAAAAGCGAGAGCGAGGAATCGATCCATAAGCACAACGCATTCGCCGAGAGAGTGACAACTCTCGGAGAACTTCGGGGATAG